ACATTTACCCTCAGTCGGGCACCGTCGTGTCGCGCGTGCCGGTTTCTGCGATCCCGGAAGCGGTCGTCGTGCGCAAGGCGCTCGAAGGCACGACCGTCGAGACTGCTGCTCTCCTCGCCACCGCTGCCGACATCGCCTGTCTCGATGGCATCATCGCCCGTCAGCGGTCGCATGCGGCGACGGGCAATAGCTCGAGCTTTCATGATGAAGACGAGATCTTTCACGAGACGATCGCACAAATAGCAGGTTATCCCGGAATCTGGGTGATCCTGAAGACGGTCAAGGTGCAGATCGACCGGGCGCGGCGGCTGACGCTGCCGGTGCTCGGGCGAATGGACAATGTGGTGCACGAACATATGATCATCCGCGATGCTCTCGCCGCCCATGATGCGACGGCTGCACGTAACGGTATGATCCATCACCTGAGCGCCGTCATTCCCGATGTCGATGAGTTGCGCGCGCGTTACCCCGATTATTTCTGCTGATGGCAGACTCAGACACGAAACGAAATTTCAAGGGAAGGAACAAGGATGCGGCAGGGTTGGAGATGGTTCGGGCCGGAAGCGCCGGTGACGCTGGATGATGTCCGCCAGACGGGCGCGACCAACATCGTTTCTTCACTCCACCATGTGCCGATCGGCAGGGCCTGGACGGAAAAGGAAGTGCGCGAGCGCCAGTCTCTGATCGAGACGACGCTTGGCGACCGGTCGCCGCTCGTCTGGTCGGTGGTCGAGAGCATCCCGATTCCCGACGCGGTCAAGCGCAAGGGCGGGGAGGCGAGGGCCGAAATCGAGGCGTGGATCGCCAGCCTCGAAGCGGTCGCCGCCTGTGGCATTCCGATCGTCTGCTATAATTTCATGCCGGTGGTCGACTGGACCCGCACCGAACTCGACTTCGTCACGCCGACGGGCGCCACCGCCATGCGGTTCGACCACGAACGTTTCGCAGCCTTCGATCTCTTCATTCTCGAACGGCCGGATGCCGCGCAGCACTATTCCGCCGCCGACCGCGAACGGGCGCGTATCGTCTTCGAAGCCATGTCGGACGACGAGATCGCCGATATCACCCGCATCATCACCTCGGCTCTGCCCGGTTCGACCACCGAGCCTCTCACCATTCCGGCATTCCGGGAAAAGTTGGTCGCCTATAGCGGTATCGATGCCGCACGGCTGCGTTGGCATCTGATCGAATTCCTGGAGGCGGTGACGCCGGCTGCCGAGGCCCGCGGCGTCAAGCTGACGCTGCACCCCGATGATCCGCCGCGTTCGCTGTTCGGCCTGCCACGCATCGCCTCAACGGCCGATGATTATGCCGCTCTCTTCGATGCGGTGCCATCGGCAGCCAATGGCATGTGTTATTGCACCGGCAGCCTCGGTGTGCGTGCCGAAAACGACCTGCCGGCGATCGCCCGGCGTTTCGCGTCGCGCATTCACTTTGCCCATCTGCGCGCCACGACGCGCGAAGGCGACGGCCGGACCTTCCATGAAAGCGCCCATCTGGAAGGCGACGTCGACATGGTCGCCGTGCTCAGGGAACTGGTTGCGGAAGATCAGCGCCGCAGCGCGCAAGACACGATCGTCTTTCGCTCGGACCATGGTCACCGCATGCTCGACGATCTCGACAAGATCGTCACACCCGGTTACCCCGCCATCGGCCGCATGCGCGGCCTTGCCGAACTACGCGGCATCCTGCATGCGCTCGGCGCGCCGCCGAACTGAGGGCGTTCCGCGGTTTGCATTGCTGCGCCTTTCAGCAGAAATCATCGCGCTGTGAAGCTTGAGCAACGCTTCAGAGCGCGCAACCCTTCAAAAAAAGATCGGCGCACATCTTCGCCCGAGCCTCAATCGCCTCGATTTTCGGCGGTGGTTCCTGCCGCAGCATCGCGGCGCGCTGCGGCTCTAAGATCATCATACCGCGCAGCATGCCGCAGGCGGCGTGCGGATCGTCCAGCGCAATCAGGCCGCGGTCGATCTGCTTACGCAGCCAGTCCTCCATCAGCGTATTGGTTCTGACGATGGCTTTCTCATAGAAACTATTGGCGATCTCGGGAAAACGGTCGGACTCGCTGATGACGAGCCGGGTGACGGTGATCGTATCCAGCGAGAGCGTCAGCATGCCATAGGCCATCAGCATGCGCTCCAATCCTTGCCTGAGATCGGCCACGGCCAAGGTGCCCGGGTCAAGCGCCATGAGAAAGCGACCCGTGCGCTCCGTGACCATCTCGGAAAAGAGGTCCGCCTTCGTCGGAAACAGGCGGTAGAGCGTCTTGGTCGAAACCCCCGCCTGTTGTGCAATTGCAGCGATGCTTGCGGCCGCATAGCCGCTCTCGTGGAACTGGCTGTTGGCCGCCTCGATGATGACGCTTCTCGTATCGTCGTCGCAACGGACTTGCGGTCGGCCTCGCGGCCTCTTCTCGATTTCGTGATTTTGGACCATCACAATTTTCCAAATTATCGTTGACATCCAATTTCTAATACATATTTTGGAAAATAACAAGTTTCCAAAACGCATTCCACCTGAATTCAAAGGCCGCGGCCGATAGCGACAGCGACCACTCTAAGGAGAGAGACATGTCCATCAAAACGCTGCAGGCCCTTAATAACAACGCACCTATGCCGGAAACCACCGCGGAAGCCGCGCCCGCAACCCTTGATGCCGGCAATTCGGCGCGCATCGTCGAGCCTGCCGTCGTATCGGAACCTCCCGTTCGCAAACGCGGCGGTCGCGGATTGTTGCTGGGTGCAACGGCTCTGGTCCTGATCGCCGCCGGCGCCTATTACGGCCACAACTACTGGACCGTCGGCCGTTTCGAGGTCTCGACCGACGATGCCTATGTGAAGGCTGACAATACAACCGTCGCTCCGAAAGTGTCGGGCTATATCGCGGAAGTGCTGGTCAGCGATAACCAGTT
The sequence above is drawn from the Rhizobium leguminosarum genome and encodes:
- a CDS encoding TetR/AcrR family transcriptional regulator C-terminal domain-containing protein — translated: MVQNHEIEKRPRGRPQVRCDDDTRSVIIEAANSQFHESGYAAASIAAIAQQAGVSTKTLYRLFPTKADLFSEMVTERTGRFLMALDPGTLAVADLRQGLERMLMAYGMLTLSLDTITVTRLVISESDRFPEIANSFYEKAIVRTNTLMEDWLRKQIDRGLIALDDPHAACGMLRGMMILEPQRAAMLRQEPPPKIEAIEARAKMCADLFLKGCAL
- the uxuA gene encoding mannonate dehydratase; amino-acid sequence: MRQGWRWFGPEAPVTLDDVRQTGATNIVSSLHHVPIGRAWTEKEVRERQSLIETTLGDRSPLVWSVVESIPIPDAVKRKGGEARAEIEAWIASLEAVAACGIPIVCYNFMPVVDWTRTELDFVTPTGATAMRFDHERFAAFDLFILERPDAAQHYSAADRERARIVFEAMSDDEIADITRIITSALPGSTTEPLTIPAFREKLVAYSGIDAARLRWHLIEFLEAVTPAAEARGVKLTLHPDDPPRSLFGLPRIASTADDYAALFDAVPSAANGMCYCTGSLGVRAENDLPAIARRFASRIHFAHLRATTREGDGRTFHESAHLEGDVDMVAVLRELVAEDQRRSAQDTIVFRSDHGHRMLDDLDKIVTPGYPAIGRMRGLAELRGILHALGAPPN
- a CDS encoding GntR family transcriptional regulator encodes the protein MPQASETEVLAVLSQEIGGRLRRITTAGAIYERLHANIVSLRMPPGMALHEKRIADDFGVSRTPVREALLRLSESGLVDIYPQSGTVVSRVPVSAIPEAVVVRKALEGTTVETAALLATAADIACLDGIIARQRSHAATGNSSSFHDEDEIFHETIAQIAGYPGIWVILKTVKVQIDRARRLTLPVLGRMDNVVHEHMIIRDALAAHDATAARNGMIHHLSAVIPDVDELRARYPDYFC